The Shewanella algae DNA segment ATTGCTACTGGCGGCGACAGTGGCTGGCATGCCCTTGGTGGTTAATGGTCAGTTTTGGCTGGCGGCGCGCTTCATTGCCGGGATTGCCGTGGCCGGCATCTTCGTAGTGGTGGAGTCCTGGTTGTTGATAGCCGACACCGCCAAGCAGAGAGCCAAGCGTTTGGGCTTCTATACAGGCTCACTCTATGGCGGTAACGCCCTGGGACAACTGGGTGTGGGACAGTTGGGTGTCGATGGTGCCATGCCGCATATTTTGGTGGCTATAGTACTGGTGTTGGCCGTATTGCCGCCACTGCTGGCCAAGCGCTGCCAGCCACAAAAAATACAGCATCAGAAGATTAGCTTCAAAGAAGTCAGGCATGTCAGTCGCCCTGCCATCATGGGCTGTCTGGTTGCAGGTTTGGTATTGGGCCCCATCTATGGCCTGATGCCTGTGTTTCTCAGCGAGCAGACAGGTGACCACCAGCTGACGGGCAAACTGATGGCCATAGTGATCCTGGGAGCCATGTTGGTGCAACCCCTGGTCAGTTGGTTGTCTCCCAGATTCAGCAAGACTCTCTTGATGGCATTTTTCTGTTTGTTGGGCGCCGCCGGGGTTGTGGGTATTTTGCTGAGTCACAGCACTTTAGTGATGGGCTTCAACCTGTTGCTGCTGGGGGCTGCCGCCTTCGCCCTCTACCCTATCGCTATTACGCTGGCCTGTGACAGCCTCGACAGCAGCAAGATAGTGGCGGCAACCGAACTTATGCTGCTCAGCTACTCTGTGGGTTCAGTTATCGGGCCTCTGGTGGCCAACGGCTTCCAGCAACAGCAGGGTCTGCCTATGTATCTGGGCTTGTGTCTGACCACAACTTGTATCTATATGCTGTTGTCCAGTGTGCGACCAACCCGTGGCCGGATGCCGGCACTGCGTCCCTGAGCCGCTGCTGAGGCTCAGGATCCTTGGCCGGACTCAGGCACTCAACTCGGCCTTGGGCGGCCAGACAAGATACATGCCCTCACTGGCCGGTGAACTGAAACTGAAACCAAATTTGAGGTACAGTTGCGGCACATCGGCCATCAAGGTGATATAGGCACCCTCGAAGGCGTGAGCTTTCAGATAGTCCATCACCTTTTGCATCAACAAACGCCCCAAGCCTTGTCCCTGCCAGCGGGGATCGACAGCCACATCCACCACTTCAAAATTAATTGCGCCGTCCCCCACTACCCTGGCCATGGCGATACACTCACCCTCGAAAACAAGTTGCACACCATAGAGGCTGTTGGGCAGCGCCTTTTCGACACCGGCTCTCGGCCTAGGGCTCAGTCCGGTAATCTGCCGCAAACGGATAAAGTCCTCCACAGCGGCGGTTTGCTCCAGAACTTCAACTTGCTGTTTCATTTGGATAACCACTCCTTTGCCAACAGGGCATATTGATACTCACAGCCCCAGCGTCCCTTAAAGAAAATATTGTCGATAAAATGCCCTTCGCGGCGAAAGCCCAAGGCCTCAAGCAAGCGCCAGGCAGGGCGATTCTCCGTGTCGGTAATTGCGATCACCCTGTGTCTGCCAAGCTCACGAAACAGGTAATCCAGCACGGCGAATACCGCTTCCCTGGCGATACCCCGCCTCTGCCAGAGTGGATCCAGGCTGAATCCCAACTCCACTTGCTGCTCATCAATGAAGTGCAAGGCCAGATCGCCGGCCAGAGTGCCGTCGGTAAGCTCAATAGCCAGTTGATACCAATGACCGCTCAGCGCCCAAGCTTTTGGAATGGCTTCATACAAGGTCTTGGCTTGTTCGAGACTGAAGGTGTCCCAGCTTTGATAACGAGCCACCTGCGGCTCCTGCCGATAACGGCTGAAGGCGGCAAGATCTGACGCTCTTAAGCGGCGCAGTGTCAGGTTGGTGCTTGTAATTGGCTCCATTCGCTATCCAGCCCTTTGCTTTTCACCAAAACAACAGAACTGCTGCACAGCCGGTAGCGCTTCACGGCCATCGGCCAGCCCTAAATGATACACAGCCTCTACCTTGTTGATGTCGCGCTCCAGCCTCGACAAGTCCAGCGCCATCTTGGGTTGGATCACCATGGCACTCCCTTCAGCAACTGCCTGTTGTAATTGCTGTTGTGCCTGGTTATACACCTGATGGCGCCTCAGCAAAGCCTCGGCAACCTTGGGGTAACGCCGATAGGCCTTTTGTGCCAACCATTTAAACTTAAAGGCTGACTTACTGTAATCCGCGGCCTGGGTCAGGATAACCAGCTGTTTTTGATAGCCGTCAGCTCTGGCTTGCTGCAGCGGGATAGGAGCCGCAATGCCACCATCAAGATAAGGCACCCCATTGATGGCGACGGGTTTGGAGATAAAAGGCAGGCTGCTTGAGGCAATCAGTATCTGCAACAGCTCGTCGTGGCCACCAAAAT contains these protein-coding regions:
- a CDS encoding MFS transporter — its product is MSQPHATAHNNSAWVPVAGLTLFALASGYHMSLLPLALDGFGLATDLAAWLASIFYFGLLLGATCISPVVARLGHRGAFILFLLLLAATVAGMPLVVNGQFWLAARFIAGIAVAGIFVVVESWLLIADTAKQRAKRLGFYTGSLYGGNALGQLGVGQLGVDGAMPHILVAIVLVLAVLPPLLAKRCQPQKIQHQKISFKEVRHVSRPAIMGCLVAGLVLGPIYGLMPVFLSEQTGDHQLTGKLMAIVILGAMLVQPLVSWLSPRFSKTLLMAFFCLLGAAGVVGILLSHSTLVMGFNLLLLGAAAFALYPIAITLACDSLDSSKIVAATELMLLSYSVGSVIGPLVANGFQQQQGLPMYLGLCLTTTCIYMLLSSVRPTRGRMPALRP
- a CDS encoding GNAT family N-acetyltransferase; protein product: MKQQVEVLEQTAAVEDFIRLRQITGLSPRPRAGVEKALPNSLYGVQLVFEGECIAMARVVGDGAINFEVVDVAVDPRWQGQGLGRLLMQKVMDYLKAHAFEGAYITLMADVPQLYLKFGFSFSSPASEGMYLVWPPKAELSA
- a CDS encoding GNAT family N-acetyltransferase, producing MEPITSTNLTLRRLRASDLAAFSRYRQEPQVARYQSWDTFSLEQAKTLYEAIPKAWALSGHWYQLAIELTDGTLAGDLALHFIDEQQVELGFSLDPLWQRRGIAREAVFAVLDYLFRELGRHRVIAITDTENRPAWRLLEALGFRREGHFIDNIFFKGRWGCEYQYALLAKEWLSK
- a CDS encoding patatin-like phospholipase family protein produces the protein MQGTALVLEGGGLRAIYTAGVLDAFLEAGVMFDYQVGVSAGAIYPASYLSRQKGRNLLIQQRYLADKRYMGMRHLLKTGNYVNTDFTYRRMAHELLPFDFETFLSSGAEFKIGAFNCLSGETDFFGMSDFGGHDELLQILIASSSLPFISKPVAINGVPYLDGGIAAPIPLQQARADGYQKQLVILTQAADYSKSAFKFKWLAQKAYRRYPKVAEALLRRHQVYNQAQQQLQQAVAEGSAMVIQPKMALDLSRLERDINKVEAVYHLGLADGREALPAVQQFCCFGEKQRAG